GCACTAGTAGACTGCTGAGTAGAAGCAGAAGAGTCGATAGGGCGTTTACAACAGGAGAGACGCCAGATCTAAGCATCGAGAGAATGTAGAGCGACAGAGTCTGAGAGGAGCTGCCCGCTGTGAAATAGGAGAGGATAAAGTCGTCAAAAGATAGGATGAAAACGAGGAGCGACGTGGCAAGAAGAGAGGGAGCAAGCAGAGGGAGCGTCACCTTAAAAAAGGTCTGTCTAGGTGTGGCTCCTAGCACCAGAGAGGCCTCTGTTAAGTTGTAGTCGAGCTCCAAAAAGCGCGCATAGACCATGGGGACAACAAAACCGAGCCCGAGAACAGTATGGGCAACGATAAGTGTTGTTAGCCCCAGCGGCACCGAGAGCAGAGTGAAGAAGCTTAAGAGGCTGACTGCTAAAACTGTCTCTGGGATGATCAGATTTCCGTAGAAGAGGGCGAGAAACTTGCCCACGCGTCCGCCTTGGGCGGCGTAGAAGATGAGAAGAACGCCAATAATTAAGCTGATGAGCGTAGAGAAGCAGGCGACGATTAGTGAGTTGCCGAAGGCCTTCCAGAGGTAGACCGAGCGGAAGAGTTCGGTGTACCACTTGAGAGTGAACTCTTTCCAAGGAGAGGGGAAGCCTTCAATGTTAAATGAGAAGATGACCAGCACGAAGATAGGCACGTAGAGAAAGAGGTAGGTGGCTGCAATGCCAATCAGAGAGGAGACTCTTCCTAATGCCGGTGTTTTAAGCATGAGCTCTCCTGCTTCCGAACAGCCGATTGATCAAGAAATAGAGCAGTGCTGCGCTAATAATCAGAAAGAGGCTTGCAACGACGGTGAAGGCGGCTCCCAGCTCTCCTGTATCCTCTCCTAAAATGTAGTGAGAGACGACGCTCCCCACAAACATGAGCTTATCTCCGCCCATCAGTTCAGGAATGGCGAACTCTCCAAAAGAGGGGATGAAGACTAGAAAGAAGCCCGCGCGCATCCCTCGAAGGCTAAGAGGAAGAATGATGTGTCTAAAGGTCTGCAGCCAGCTTCCTCCAAGATCGTAGGAGGCCTCGATTAACTTGTAGTTAAAGCGCTCGAGCGTTGAATAGAGAGGAAGAATCATGAAGGGGAGGTAGTAGTAGACCATCATCACCATGATTGCAAAGAGGGAGTTGAGCATGTGCAGAGGCTCGTCGATGATCCCTAAGTTGGTGAGAAGAATATTTAAGAAGCCCTGCTTTTCAAGCACGAAGAACCAGGCATAGACGTGAAGCAGGAAGTTGGTCCAGAAGGGGACGATAAGAAGGAAGAGAAAGAGGCTTTTGAACCGCTTTCCGCGGAAGGCAAGAAAGTAGGCGAAAGGGTAGCCGATAAGAAGGCAGAGGATCGCATTTCCAAGCGCAAGCAAGAGCGAGTTTCCGATCACACGCAGATAGAGAGGGGAGAAGAAGGGGAGGATCTTCTCTAGAGTGAGCCCTTCGATCTCTCCGCTTAGAGAGAACTTCAAGAAACTTGAGACGACAATTAAGAGTAGAGGAATGTAGAAAAAGAGAAACTGCCAGATCAGCGCAGGAACGCCGATTGCAAAAGGAACTTCAGAGGTGGGCGGTCTTGGTAAAAAGCGGATTTTCATCTTTCTAGGATCACCACGTTCTCTTTTTGCCAGTAGAGATTAACCTCGTTGTCGTAGTCGATCACCTCTTGTGGGAAGTGCTCCTCATTCTGTTCGAAGACTTGCACGCGAAGCTGGTTTTTTAGACGCACGTTATACTGCGTTGAGCGCCCATGGTAGACGATCGATTGTACGACTCCTTTCACACAGTTAGAAAAGTTCTTTACCTCTTTTTTTGAGATGAAGATCTTCTCGGGACGCAAGCTAAGCAGGACATCCTGCCCCTCTCTCATCCAGTCGCGTTTTTGTGGAAGGGCGATCTTGAACTTGCCAAGATCTTCTACCTCGATTTCGGGTTCGCCCTCTAAGTTTCTGAGTTTTCCGCCGACGATATTTGTAGTTCCTACAAACTTAGCCACAAAAGAGCTGATAGGAAATTCGTAGATCTCTTTCGGCGTTCCGATCTGCTCAATCTCGCCATCGTAGTTCATGATCGCCATCTGATCGGCCACAGTGAGCGCTTCAAACTGATCGTGTGTGACGTAGACGAAGGTTGTTTTAAGCTTGTCTTGAAGCTCGATGAGTTCAATCAGCATGCGCTCGCGTAATTTAAAGTCGAGAGCAGCTAGAGGCTCATCCAGAAGAAGCACAGCGGGCTCGTTCACAATTGCTCTTGCAAGAGCCACGCGCTGCTGCTGGCCCCCAGATAGCTGGCTTGTGAGCTTATAGATGTGCTTCTGAAGGTGGAAGGCTTCGAGAATCTTCAGCACCTTCTGCTCGATCTCTTCCTTCGGAAGTTTTTTTAGCTTCAGGCTATATGCGACATTGTCGAAGACGTCGAGATGCGGGAAGAGGGCGTAGTTCTGGAATACGATATTGACTGGACGTTCGTGGATAGGCAGGTGGGTGATCTCCTCGTTTCCAAGGTAGATCGCGCCGGAGTCTGCAGTTTCGAGACCCGCGATTAGGCGAAGAAGAGTTGTCTTGCCGCACCCGCTCGGCCCTAAAAGAGCAAAAAACTTTCCTGCAGGTATAGAGAGGTTTACCCCATCGATGATGAGGCCGCCGTTGATCGTCTTCTTCAGTTTTTCAAGTCTAATACTTCTCATGAACTTCTTTGCCGAGCGTGTTACACATTTTTTACATAATCGATTCTCCATTTTACTTCCCGCGATTTGATTTCGCTAGTCGAAATATGCAAATCCGTGTAAAAAAATCACATTTACTGGAGATTAGGATGGAGAAGAGAAAAGTAGTCATCATCGGCTCGGGCCCGGCGGCGTATACCGCTGCCATTTATGCAGCTCGAGCAAACCTCGCACCGCTGGTTTATGAGGGCTTTTATGCGGGCCCAGCTGGTGGCCAGCTCATGACAACCACAGAAGTAGAAAACTATCCAGGATTCCCTGAAGGAATTACTGGGCCTGAGCTCATGGATAAGTTTCGCCGCCAGGCGGAGCGCTTTGGAACCGCGATCATCACAGAAGATGTGGTGAGCGTCGATATGAAGAGCCGTCCCTTTATTGTGAAGGGAAGTCCTACAACTGTTCAAGCAGACGCGATCATCATCGCAACTGGTGCGATGGCCTGCCGCCTCGATGTTCCTGGCACTAAAGATGGCGAGTTCTGGCAGAAGGGTGTCACCGCCTGTGCTGTCTGCGATGGTGCCATGCCAATCTTTCGCAATCGAGAGCTCTATGTGATCGGGGGAGGGGATAGCGCCGTAGAAGAGGCTGTTTTTCTCACTAAATTTGGAAGTAAAGTTTATCTCGTCCACCGAAGAGACCACTTAAGAGCTTCTAAGATCATGGCAGAGCGCGCCCTCCGCCATCCCAAAGTCGAGATCCTCTGGAACCATGTTCTACTGCGCGTTGAAGGCGATGATGTTGTTAAAAGCGTCACCCTTCAAGACGTTAAGACTAATGAAGAGAAGAAGCGGGACGCTGGCGGCGTCTTTTTCGCTATTGGTCATGAACCTAATACAAAATTTTTAAATGGCCAAGTTGAACTAGCAGAGAAGGGCTACATAAAAGTAACAGCTGGCACAACGCGTACAAGTGTCGAAGGAGTATTTGCTGCAGGAGATGTTCAGGATCCCACTTACAGGCAGGCGGTATCCGCTGCCGGCTCTGGCTGCATGGCTGCACTTGATGCAGAGCGCTGGCTCTCAGCTAAGGGTCTCATCGACTGATGCGAAAGAGCCTTCTTCTTCTCTCAATTCTGCTTCCCCAAGCGCTCACAGCGCTGCCCAAAAAGCCTTGGCTTGGGAATGTGTATGAATTTTTTCTAGATACTAGCTACACCTTCAGCTTCTATAGAAGAGTAGCAAATGGTGAGCCTGGGACTCACCACTCTTCGAATGACAACCAGTTTTTTGTAGGATTAGGCTTTACTCCATCTGAGTATTACGACCTAGCAGTAGAGGCTGAAGTCTCCGACACTACTAGACAGTCCTGGAATGTGCGCAGCGCAGCTATCCAAGGCCGGTATCTCTGGTTAGATGATATCCTCGGAGACCCCTTAAGTCTTACAACAGGCGTCTCGATTCGGGGAGTTCACCATAGCAGTTTGAAAGACATTAGCTGTCCCTATTCGGGCGAAGCCAACTTTGAGCTTAACATGAGCCTCGGAAAAGAGTGGAGCCGTGGCCCCTTCTGGAATCTTCGCACTTTTGGATATGGAGCTGTTGGCATCGCCAACCGAGGATCTCCATGGACGCAGTTTCTGGCTGTACTCGAGACCAACCACCTAGACAAGTACCGCTTTAATCTGTTTGCTCGAGGGGATTTTGGTTTTGGGAATAAGAACTTCGTCAATGTGAACCACTTTTTGGGATATGGTTCGATCCACCACCAGTCTGTAGATATCGGCGCTGGATACCGACGGATGTTTGATCTCTGGGGTTCTCTAACCTTCGAATACGCGCACCGCGTCTATGCCCACGCCTATCCACAAGGCACTAACTTCTTCACTCTCTGGTACCACCTTCCCTTCTCCCTCTTCTAAGAGTCTCTTTTTTGGAGTGCGGCGACTCGGCGCCGCTTTTCTTAAAATCGACTTGTCGATTTTTCTTTGAAGGGAGAGATCGCCAAGTCGATCTCAAGAAAAGCGGCGCCGAGTCGCCGCACTCCAAAAAAGAGGATTCTCTAGTGGGTCCAGATGGCGACTGCGGTGACGTAGAGTTTGCAGTGGCTGATAGAGAGGTGAATTTGTGGATCGTTAAATGTTTTTTTTGCCCGCGCAGAAAAGAAGACCTGCGGCCTTCCCTTTTCGTTGTTGATGATCTCGATGTCCTGCCAAGAGAGGTGCTCGCCGATACCCACTCCAAGAGCTTTAGAGATCGCCTCCTTTGCGGAGAATCTAGCAGCGAAATTGGGTGCAGGGGCTTGGTGCTTTAAACAGTAGGCCCGCTCCTTTTCTGTAAAAACGCGCTCCAGGAAGCGACTTCCATGCTCGCTGATGCTTTCGCTGATCCGCTCGATCTCGACGATGTCGTTTCCAATGCCCAATATCGAAGAGTGTTTTTCACTCATCTTCGCCCTCGCCTTCCATGCCTTCAGATGTCTCAAGATCCATTGCGTTGCAGAAGATCATTCTGCCTGCACTCGTGTGCTTAACAGATAACACGCGCGCTTCAATCAACTCGCCCAAGTATTTTCCGCCGCCATTAACCACGACCATCGTGCCGTCTTCGAGATATCCAACACCCTGTTGAGGCTCTTTTCCATAGCGCTGAATCTTGATCTTGATGAACTCGCCAGCTTGCATCAGCGGTTTAAGCGCATTGGATAGAACATGCAGGTTGACCACTCTCACTCCATCCAAAGATGCGATTTGCATCCGACTCACATCAGCAGAGAGAATGTTAGAATCTAAAAGTCGAGCTAAGCGCACAAGTTTTGACGAGATCTCTTTTACTTCTGGAAAGTCGGTATCATTGTAGCGCATCTCTAAAGTAGGGATCGCTTCAAGTTTTTTTAGGACATCGAGAGAGCGTCTCGCCTTTAGCTTTGTAATCTCATCTCCGGTTTCCGACTGCGCATATAGCTCTTTAACAACGAAGCGAGGAAAGACCAGCTGATGATCAAAGATGCCGCTTGCGCAGAGGTCTATGACGCGTGCATCAGCTAAGATCGACTGGTCGACCAGTAGATCCTTCTTCTTCTGAATCGAAGGAGCAAATTTCACAAATGGGATGCTGACATAGAGCTCATCAGAGGCGCGAAGCGTCATGATCGCACCAAGGTAGGTGCCAAAAAGAAAGAGAGCGATCTTGATGATCTCTAGAGTTTGAGGCTGGAGAGTGACGGAAATAGAGCTAATATCTAGAACCGCATCGAACGTTAGCACTAGCGCTTGCCCCATCAGGTAACCGATAAAGATACCGATGATCGCCACGTTGAAAGCGCGCAGATTAAAGCGCCTGAAAAGATTATCGAAACCCACCAGCAGAAAGCCAAAGAGCAGTCCGATGACTACTCCAATGGTAGCGTTCATGCCCGTCTTTCCAGCTGGAGAGGAGAGCATAAATGTGGTCATGAAGAAGACGCTGAGGATCATGAAGAGAATTCTTAAGAATGCGAGAGAGATGTTCATCTTTTACTCCAAAATTATTATATAATGATCTAGACTGAGTCTAGTGAGTCAAATATTTTTTGTCTAAGGAAGAATCAAATGAATTTTACACCTGTAATTGCGATCGTAGCATCTGGAATTCTCTGGCTTGTAGGCGGATTGTTCCTTCTAATCAAAGGCCTTAATCTCGTCGTCCTCGCCGTAAACCCAGAGTATTTCGGAGCGCACGCTGCGCTGGTTCCCTATCTCTCGACTCTTGTGGGAGGAAAAGAGCAGGCAGCTCTTCTCGTGATCACATTTGGGCTTCTGATTGGGCTTTTTAAAGGACGTGTTGTGCTCGCTAAGTCTGTAAAGAGAGTGGTTGCGCGTATTCTGTCGCTCCCACTGCCGATCAAAATCCAGCAGATCTACTCTTGGAAGTATGTCGCGCTCATCGGTTCAATGGTAGGCCTTGGCGTTGCCATTCGCTGGATGCAGCTACCAGTTGATCTGCACGGCCTAATCGACGTCGCAATCGGTTCATCTCTTGTGAACGGCTCGATGATCTACTTCAGACTCGCCGTCTTCTCCAAAGAGAGCCAACCCAAACTCTAACACTACACTCTTTCGCGTCTGCGAAAGAGTGTAGGCCCGCCAGGGAAAGTGGACAGCAATGGACTAGAAATGGACAGGAAACGGACGAAAATGGACAGGCGGGCAAGAAAGAGGAAATAGAGAATTTCTTTCTTCAGCGCGCGTCCTTTCTTTGTCCATTCTCGTCCGTTTCCTGTCCATTCCTTGTCCATTTTTTCTTCTATGCGCGCTCTTCTTTTTCTTACTTGTGGTAGGGGGAGCCGCGGTTGATTTCGAAGGCGCGGTAGACCTGTTCGAGGAGAATGATGCGAGTAAGCTGGTGGGTGAAGGTGAGGGGAGAGAAGCTGATGAGCGACTTGGCTTGTCTTTTGATTTGAGGGGGAAGACCTTCTGCACCGCCGATAACAAGAGAGAGGCGGCTTCCGCCGTCTGTTAGGCTCTGGATCAGCCACTTTGAAAAAACTTCGCTGGTCATGAGTTTGCCTTTTGGGTCGAGGCAGATAAAGCCGCTCTCTTTTTCAATAAGAC
Above is a genomic segment from Chlamydiales bacterium containing:
- a CDS encoding 23S rRNA (pseudouridine(1915)-N(3))-methyltransferase RlmH, with protein sequence MYRIKIFTIGKNKESWLEEALQEYTHRLKSTCSIEWLLAKDDEGLIRLIEKESGFICLDPKGKLMTSEVFSKWLIQSLTDGGSRLSLVIGGAEGLPPQIKRQAKSLISFSPLTFTHQLTRIILLEQVYRAFEINRGSPYHK
- the trxB gene encoding thioredoxin-disulfide reductase, which codes for MEKRKVVIIGSGPAAYTAAIYAARANLAPLVYEGFYAGPAGGQLMTTTEVENYPGFPEGITGPELMDKFRRQAERFGTAIITEDVVSVDMKSRPFIVKGSPTTVQADAIIIATGAMACRLDVPGTKDGEFWQKGVTACAVCDGAMPIFRNRELYVIGGGDSAVEEAVFLTKFGSKVYLVHRRDHLRASKIMAERALRHPKVEILWNHVLLRVEGDDVVKSVTLQDVKTNEEKKRDAGGVFFAIGHEPNTKFLNGQVELAEKGYIKVTAGTTRTSVEGVFAAGDVQDPTYRQAVSAAGSGCMAALDAERWLSAKGLID
- a CDS encoding ABC transporter permease, whose amino-acid sequence is MLKTPALGRVSSLIGIAATYLFLYVPIFVLVIFSFNIEGFPSPWKEFTLKWYTELFRSVYLWKAFGNSLIVACFSTLISLIIGVLLIFYAAQGGRVGKFLALFYGNLIIPETVLAVSLLSFFTLLSVPLGLTTLIVAHTVLGLGFVVPMVYARFLELDYNLTEASLVLGATPRQTFFKVTLPLLAPSLLATSLLVFILSFDDFILSYFTAGSSSQTLSLYILSMLRSGVSPVVNALSTLLLLLSSLLVLFFFSLKTRVRFF
- a CDS encoding ABC transporter ATP-binding protein → MRSIRLEKLKKTINGGLIIDGVNLSIPAGKFFALLGPSGCGKTTLLRLIAGLETADSGAIYLGNEEITHLPIHERPVNIVFQNYALFPHLDVFDNVAYSLKLKKLPKEEIEQKVLKILEAFHLQKHIYKLTSQLSGGQQQRVALARAIVNEPAVLLLDEPLAALDFKLRERMLIELIELQDKLKTTFVYVTHDQFEALTVADQMAIMNYDGEIEQIGTPKEIYEFPISSFVAKFVGTTNIVGGKLRNLEGEPEIEVEDLGKFKIALPQKRDWMREGQDVLLSLRPEKIFISKKEVKNFSNCVKGVVQSIVYHGRSTQYNVRLKNQLRVQVFEQNEEHFPQEVIDYDNEVNLYWQKENVVILER
- a CDS encoding holo-ACP synthase; translation: MSEKHSSILGIGNDIVEIERISESISEHGSRFLERVFTEKERAYCLKHQAPAPNFAARFSAKEAISKALGVGIGEHLSWQDIEIINNEKGRPQVFFSARAKKTFNDPQIHLSISHCKLYVTAVAIWTH
- a CDS encoding ABC transporter permease codes for the protein MKIRFLPRPPTSEVPFAIGVPALIWQFLFFYIPLLLIVVSSFLKFSLSGEIEGLTLEKILPFFSPLYLRVIGNSLLLALGNAILCLLIGYPFAYFLAFRGKRFKSLFLFLLIVPFWTNFLLHVYAWFFVLEKQGFLNILLTNLGIIDEPLHMLNSLFAIMVMMVYYYLPFMILPLYSTLERFNYKLIEASYDLGGSWLQTFRHIILPLSLRGMRAGFFLVFIPSFGEFAIPELMGGDKLMFVGSVVSHYILGEDTGELGAAFTVVASLFLIISAALLYFLINRLFGSRRAHA